The following are encoded together in the Tepidiforma bonchosmolovskayae genome:
- a CDS encoding CaiB/BaiF CoA transferase family protein, which translates to MAGLPFSGVRILDAGELVAAAYATRLLAHLGASVVKLEDPGGDPLRERPPFVERDGYRASALQLFLDQCKRSVVREADAGGESTLGSLLRDADVLIISGDRRRILQRGFDPDQLLASYPSLIVVTITPFGWTGPRADWSATELIMSAAGGWLGISPGALDDPELPPLKAFGQQCEFQGGVHGAIAAVAALFAREQRGGEGEHVDVSVQACIASNLEMNFMHWTYAGRETSRLGTRAIGPWGIIELADGPFFLTCIEEDQWQRLVQFLGNPDWADWEMFGDRLLRAENNDALMPLIQAGLNHLTCQDAFEQLQSQRIACSPVNTMEMLLTSDHLQERDFFVAVEDEIFGAATFPGAPFKMSKTPWKQSTRAPRLGEHSSWSTSALWGID; encoded by the coding sequence ATGGCCGGGCTTCCGTTTAGTGGTGTACGGATACTTGACGCGGGAGAGTTGGTGGCGGCTGCTTATGCAACCCGGCTTCTGGCTCACCTTGGGGCTTCGGTAGTCAAATTGGAGGACCCTGGAGGCGACCCTCTTCGGGAGCGTCCGCCTTTCGTCGAGCGCGACGGGTACCGGGCTTCGGCGTTGCAGCTCTTCCTCGACCAGTGCAAGCGCTCGGTCGTGAGAGAAGCGGATGCAGGGGGCGAGAGCACTCTTGGCTCTCTCCTGCGCGACGCAGACGTACTTATCATCAGTGGTGACAGGCGTCGCATCCTCCAGCGCGGCTTCGACCCTGACCAGCTGCTTGCTTCGTACCCGAGCCTCATCGTCGTAACCATCACCCCTTTTGGATGGACAGGCCCCCGGGCGGATTGGTCGGCCACAGAGCTCATCATGTCCGCAGCTGGAGGATGGCTGGGAATCAGCCCGGGTGCTCTCGACGACCCGGAACTCCCTCCCCTCAAGGCCTTTGGGCAGCAATGCGAATTTCAGGGCGGGGTGCACGGTGCAATTGCCGCTGTCGCGGCGCTCTTTGCTCGTGAGCAACGTGGAGGCGAGGGAGAACACGTCGATGTCAGCGTCCAGGCATGCATCGCCTCCAATTTAGAGATGAACTTCATGCACTGGACGTATGCCGGTCGCGAGACATCCCGTCTCGGAACCCGCGCCATCGGTCCCTGGGGGATAATTGAACTGGCCGACGGTCCGTTCTTCCTCACGTGCATCGAAGAAGACCAGTGGCAGCGGCTGGTTCAGTTTTTGGGTAATCCAGACTGGGCTGATTGGGAAATGTTTGGAGACCGTCTTCTCCGTGCCGAGAATAACGATGCACTGATGCCGCTCATTCAAGCTGGATTGAACCACCTCACCTGTCAAGATGCCTTCGAACAGCTCCAGAGTCAGCGCATCGCCTGTAGTCCTGTGAATACTATGGAGATGTTGCTAACGTCCGATCATCTTCAGGAGCGCGATTTCTTTGTCGCCGTGGAAGACGAAATTTTCGGCGCAGCGACTTTCCCGGGCGCTCCGTTCAAGATGAGCAAGACCCCATGGAAGCAGAGTACGAGGGCTCCGAGACTCGGAGAACACTCGAGCTGGTCGACATCCGCGCTCTGGGGCATTGACTAG
- a CDS encoding flavin-containing monooxygenase: protein MDTSKPQLDALIVGAGFSGLYILHEFLKRDFRVRLIDDGEGPGGTWDKNRYPGARVDSCIWVYQFTDPDLWMNYHFTEKYPGWKELQGYFRYVSDRWNLWPHMSFRQRMTRATFDEHGQQWRVEISNGDTVTCRFLIMATGSTTQPIDPAKYFSGTNKYRGELYHSARWPRDKEVDDLKGKRVGVIGTGASGVQIIQEVGLIADQLVVFQRTPNLALPMKQERYTRREYDALKPLFPAAMERTKQTFAGFDYDFVYKPWADMSQEERDRIMRFNWELGGFWFWLAAPVDLVFDEDCNRANYDFWRRETVKRIKKPELLELLAPSTPPHPFGVKRPCLEQWYWEI, encoded by the coding sequence ATGGACACTTCAAAGCCACAACTGGACGCACTCATCGTCGGCGCAGGCTTCTCAGGTCTGTACATCCTGCATGAGTTCCTGAAGCGCGACTTCAGGGTTAGGCTCATCGACGACGGGGAGGGCCCCGGGGGAACCTGGGACAAGAACCGGTATCCTGGAGCGAGGGTGGACTCCTGCATCTGGGTATACCAGTTCACTGACCCGGACCTCTGGATGAACTACCACTTCACGGAAAAGTACCCCGGCTGGAAGGAGCTCCAGGGATATTTCCGCTACGTTTCGGACCGATGGAACCTTTGGCCGCATATGTCGTTCCGCCAGCGGATGACGCGTGCCACATTTGACGAGCACGGCCAGCAATGGCGCGTGGAAATCAGCAACGGCGACACGGTCACCTGCCGGTTCCTGATTATGGCCACCGGGTCAACGACGCAACCGATCGACCCGGCGAAATATTTCTCCGGGACGAACAAGTACCGCGGGGAGCTGTACCACAGCGCCAGGTGGCCGCGCGATAAGGAGGTTGATGACCTCAAAGGCAAGCGGGTAGGTGTGATTGGCACGGGAGCGAGTGGCGTCCAAATCATCCAAGAAGTCGGTCTCATCGCCGATCAGCTTGTGGTCTTCCAGCGCACGCCAAACCTCGCCCTGCCTATGAAACAGGAACGGTATACGCGTCGCGAGTACGACGCACTGAAGCCACTCTTCCCGGCCGCTATGGAGCGCACCAAGCAGACCTTCGCCGGGTTCGACTACGACTTTGTATATAAGCCGTGGGCGGACATGTCCCAAGAGGAGCGCGACCGCATCATGCGGTTTAACTGGGAGCTGGGCGGGTTCTGGTTCTGGCTTGCTGCTCCCGTTGACCTCGTCTTCGACGAAGACTGCAACCGTGCCAATTACGACTTCTGGCGGAGGGAGACGGTCAAGCGAATCAAGAAGCCAGAGCTCCTCGAACTCCTCGCGCCGTCGACGCCACCGCATCCGTTCGGGGTAAAGCGGCCCTGCTTGGAGCAGTGGTACTGGGAGATCTAA
- a CDS encoding sigma-54-dependent Fis family transcriptional regulator, which translates to MDVQKAPTLDRRVIAAAAPILRKLVDEVADNRAAVIFSDSSGAIVESLGDKAVLRALDRAGAAPGHLLAEAAAGTNGIGTALHAGCGIQVVGAEHFIEAFQMFSCTCFPVRDPFTGEICASLDVTVRAIDHRPDIYEYVRTAAREIEESLHALLIADQMSLIQHYLAITTQGDVAVLATNGETIVANRRALNLLQGMDREIVINRLFAEGSRPDVGEIVELETRGALKLIVRIQRVVDEYGKRGVVAILEPHIKLGKATTAMPASATPPLPELIGRSPAFVAAVAKARRSASEPGLLLIAGEPGTGKATLAITVGAQSALTMTVVDAITGITQTYPASPSGHQNVSSSSRLQYAVTVILRLENLREEDVASCPALKKALQKEGLVIATTRSPSRILPALRKAASAVICLPRLEERTDDIPRLAQWYLLNRQRRLTIDQDALALLQRMNYEENVRSLFSVLEAAAEKARGFRVTRDDIIAVVGDNVPTRRGMIEELSVRAVRDALAMTGGNRSAAARVLGISRATLYRWLKHFGEDLGAAPAP; encoded by the coding sequence GTGGACGTACAGAAGGCGCCCACTCTCGACCGGAGGGTCATCGCTGCCGCAGCACCCATCCTCCGTAAACTCGTCGACGAGGTTGCGGATAACCGGGCCGCCGTCATCTTTTCCGACTCGTCAGGTGCCATTGTGGAAAGCCTCGGCGATAAAGCGGTCCTCCGAGCCCTCGACCGGGCGGGTGCTGCACCGGGCCATCTGCTGGCCGAAGCCGCTGCGGGCACGAATGGAATCGGCACCGCGCTGCACGCTGGCTGCGGCATCCAGGTCGTCGGAGCCGAGCATTTTATCGAAGCGTTTCAGATGTTTTCCTGCACGTGCTTCCCAGTGCGAGACCCATTCACGGGGGAGATATGTGCGTCGTTGGACGTCACCGTCCGTGCCATTGATCACCGTCCAGATATCTACGAGTACGTGCGCACTGCAGCAAGAGAGATAGAAGAATCCCTTCACGCGCTGCTTATCGCCGATCAGATGAGCCTCATTCAGCACTACCTCGCCATAACTACGCAGGGTGACGTCGCGGTATTAGCGACTAATGGCGAGACAATTGTTGCAAACCGTAGGGCACTTAATCTACTCCAAGGGATGGATAGGGAAATCGTCATCAATCGTCTTTTTGCTGAAGGAAGCCGTCCGGATGTCGGCGAGATAGTCGAGTTGGAGACCCGTGGCGCGCTAAAACTAATCGTTCGTATTCAGCGAGTAGTTGATGAATATGGCAAACGAGGTGTCGTTGCAATCCTGGAGCCCCACATAAAACTCGGAAAGGCAACGACAGCCATGCCCGCTTCCGCTACACCGCCCCTGCCAGAGCTGATCGGTCGGTCCCCGGCGTTTGTCGCTGCGGTGGCAAAGGCGCGCCGGTCCGCAAGCGAGCCGGGACTGCTTCTCATCGCGGGCGAACCTGGGACCGGGAAAGCGACCCTCGCAATCACCGTGGGCGCGCAGTCAGCGCTCACAATGACAGTCGTAGATGCAATTACTGGTATAACTCAAACATATCCGGCTTCACCGTCCGGCCATCAAAATGTTTCATCGTCATCCCGTCTGCAGTACGCGGTCACGGTGATCCTGCGCCTGGAAAACCTTCGGGAGGAGGACGTCGCATCGTGTCCGGCTTTAAAAAAGGCGTTGCAGAAGGAGGGCCTGGTCATCGCCACGACCAGATCACCCTCTCGCATCCTGCCAGCCCTCCGAAAAGCGGCATCCGCTGTGATATGTCTTCCCCGTCTCGAGGAGCGCACGGATGACATTCCGAGGCTGGCGCAATGGTACCTGCTTAATCGTCAGCGGCGTCTCACCATCGACCAGGATGCGCTTGCCCTCCTGCAGCGCATGAACTACGAAGAGAACGTGCGGTCGCTCTTCTCGGTCCTGGAAGCCGCAGCAGAGAAGGCGCGAGGCTTTCGTGTCACGCGTGACGACATTATCGCGGTGGTCGGCGACAATGTACCGACCCGCCGGGGGATGATTGAGGAACTCTCAGTCCGGGCCGTGCGGGACGCGCTGGCCATGACCGGCGGCAATCGCTCTGCTGCTGCGCGAGTCCTAGGCATATCCCGCGCAACGCTGTATCGCTGGCTCAAGCACTTCGGGGAAGACCTCGGCGCGGCGCCCGCCCCGTAA
- a CDS encoding DEAD/DEAH box helicase produces the protein MDVFALRNSLVSEYRDFVESFLTIRDSRIREFVDQALSDGLLWPEALVQLNPGFKTPADVDTLVERGLLHEECRRIFRKDKSEGNPLGRPLKLYQHQIEAIEVAGRGESYVLTSGTGSGKSLAYLIPIVDAILREGPGRGIRAIIVYPMNALANSQAGELHKFLELGFPGGQGPVRYKRYTGQESDEERQEIVANPPDILLTNYVMLELILTRPFERPLVQAARGLRFLVLDELHTYRGRQGADVAMLVRRVREACEARQLQCIGTSATLAGADDVLQQRERVAEVAQLLFGTTVRPESVILETLQRVTEQRDIIDQTFIVELREAVESGSVPASAEELRRNALACWVEEKLGIEQKGPYLRRARPRAIRGSGGLAAELAELTGLEPERCAEAIEAILSAGFRVLNPETGQPMFAFRLHQFFTRGDTVYASLEPPESRYLTLREQQYVPGDRSRLLFPLAFCRECGQEYYSVAEANNGANGNVSSTPGEVHPNQFEPRDPRVGAEGAAYLYFPDPDEAADAYLDRIPDSWRDPSSENVLKSKRGKLPRTFRVGTDGRFSPDGHEVLVVPSPIPFCLRCGVSYEGKERQDYARLATIGEGGRASATTILVAEALRRLKDGAGLPQEARKVLSFTDNRQDASLQAGHFNDFVQVGLLRSALHRAVSQAGPEGLRYDELTQAVFKALSLPFEQYARDPEQRFAAREETAQALRDVLGYRLYRDLERGWRLTAPNLEQCGLLRFRYLSLDELCSSEEHWRDLHPALAGATPAQREEISRTLLDLLRRELAISVNYLESGYQERIKQRSDSRLAAPWALDEDEKLKSASVAYPGPRRNGDDRDWRHVFISSRSLFGQYLKRVNLFSGLRPPNQKEVEEVIANLFQVLRIGGLVEVIDNRDEAAPGYQLSAAAMIWLAGDGTRPIHDPLRVTLANETARGANRYFVDLYQQIADTMVGFRAGEHTAQVQSGVREYREKAFREGRLPVLFCSPTMELGVDIAELNVVNLRNVPPTPANYAQRSGRAGRRGQPALVFTYCSATSSHDQYFFSHPVEMVAGQVLPPQLELANEDLLKAHVHAVWLAETGQDLGSSMADVLDVAGEAPTLELRASLGAALANPDARERAKARCSSILDTVPGLKEADWYHEGWLDEVLAKAHTSFDAACDRWRSLYRAALNTREEQNRIIGDASRTSQERDRAKRLRAEAESQLDLLRADTAGTRTYQSDFYSYRYFASEGFLPGYNFPRLPLSAFIPGRRGTKGQDDFLSRPRFLAIEEFGPRSIVYHEGARYVIHRVLLPPSRTLDGKLVTSSAKQCSECGYLHLIIDPPGPDLCERCNHLLDAPIDSLFRLENVSTIRRERITSDEEERVRVGYDVQTGIRFAEEAGATRARVAEVRKDAEKLATLTYSGAATLWRINLGWRRRKSSAGMGFWIDPERGTWQRREDESEEAEEQQDRPRQRVVPFVEDRRNALLFEPSTPRGDAFMASLAAALKRAIQVEFQLEESELAVEPLPRREKRNLLLFYEAAEGGAGVLRRLVTDPEAINRVARRALEICHFDPDDGTDLGKAPRAKENCEAACYDCLMSYTNQLDHKLLDRQCVRDFLLDLSGARCEPSPVDTPRHEHLQALLNLCQTDLERQWLRFVDELGLALPTMAQKYIAAANARPDFVYDDSLTAVFVDGPVHQYPDVAARDHQAERRLENAGWTVVRFNSNKEAWEGVLQQWPDVFGRISR, from the coding sequence ATGGACGTCTTCGCCCTCCGGAATAGCCTGGTCAGTGAATACCGGGACTTCGTAGAGAGCTTCCTGACCATTCGAGATAGCCGAATTCGGGAATTCGTAGACCAGGCCCTTAGCGACGGGTTGCTCTGGCCAGAGGCACTGGTCCAGCTCAACCCAGGCTTCAAGACCCCGGCAGACGTTGACACACTTGTAGAACGTGGCCTGCTTCACGAGGAATGCCGCCGAATCTTCCGAAAGGACAAGAGCGAGGGTAACCCTCTTGGCAGGCCGTTAAAGCTCTATCAGCACCAGATCGAGGCTATAGAGGTTGCAGGGCGCGGGGAAAGCTATGTGCTCACAAGTGGCACTGGCTCCGGGAAAAGCCTTGCCTATCTCATTCCGATCGTGGACGCCATCCTGCGGGAAGGGCCCGGCAGGGGTATTCGGGCCATCATCGTGTACCCCATGAACGCCCTGGCCAACAGCCAGGCCGGCGAACTCCATAAGTTCCTCGAGCTTGGGTTCCCCGGAGGCCAGGGGCCCGTCCGCTATAAGAGGTACACGGGGCAGGAGTCGGACGAAGAGCGACAGGAAATTGTCGCTAATCCTCCAGATATCCTTCTCACCAACTACGTCATGCTAGAGCTCATCCTGACCCGGCCCTTTGAGCGGCCCCTCGTCCAGGCTGCGCGCGGCCTCAGGTTCCTCGTTCTGGATGAGCTCCACACCTACCGCGGGCGGCAGGGCGCAGACGTGGCGATGCTCGTGAGGCGGGTAAGGGAGGCTTGTGAGGCTCGCCAACTGCAGTGCATCGGAACTTCGGCGACCCTCGCAGGTGCCGATGACGTCCTGCAGCAGCGTGAGCGTGTCGCCGAAGTCGCACAGCTTCTCTTTGGGACTACCGTCAGGCCCGAAAGCGTCATCCTCGAAACCCTTCAACGGGTTACCGAGCAACGTGACATAATCGATCAAACCTTCATCGTTGAACTCCGTGAGGCCGTCGAATCCGGGTCGGTCCCTGCCTCGGCTGAGGAACTGAGGAGGAACGCCCTTGCCTGCTGGGTTGAGGAAAAGCTGGGGATTGAGCAAAAGGGCCCTTACCTGCGGAGGGCCAGGCCTAGGGCTATTCGCGGAAGCGGTGGCCTCGCAGCCGAGCTTGCCGAGCTCACAGGGCTCGAACCCGAAAGGTGTGCAGAAGCGATTGAGGCCATCCTCTCTGCCGGCTTCCGCGTCCTCAATCCAGAGACGGGCCAGCCGATGTTCGCCTTCCGTTTGCATCAGTTCTTCACCAGGGGCGACACCGTCTACGCCTCGCTCGAGCCCCCGGAATCCCGGTATCTGACCCTTCGCGAGCAGCAGTATGTTCCGGGCGACCGGTCCAGGCTGCTATTCCCGCTCGCGTTTTGCCGCGAGTGTGGCCAGGAGTACTACTCGGTCGCTGAGGCGAACAACGGAGCGAATGGCAATGTGTCTTCCACCCCTGGCGAGGTGCATCCGAACCAGTTCGAACCAAGGGACCCCCGTGTGGGGGCTGAAGGTGCCGCGTACCTGTACTTCCCTGATCCTGATGAAGCCGCAGATGCCTATCTGGACCGAATTCCGGACTCCTGGCGTGACCCCTCTTCCGAGAACGTCCTGAAAAGTAAGCGGGGCAAGCTCCCTCGAACTTTCCGCGTGGGGACGGACGGAAGGTTTTCCCCGGACGGCCACGAGGTCTTGGTCGTCCCCTCTCCAATTCCTTTTTGTCTCCGATGCGGGGTGTCATACGAGGGCAAGGAAAGGCAGGACTACGCCCGCCTCGCGACTATCGGTGAGGGTGGCAGGGCTTCCGCGACGACCATCCTCGTCGCTGAGGCACTGCGCCGCCTGAAGGATGGAGCCGGCCTCCCTCAGGAAGCCAGAAAAGTTCTTAGCTTCACCGATAACAGGCAGGATGCGTCACTCCAGGCAGGGCACTTTAACGACTTCGTTCAGGTTGGCCTGCTCCGCTCAGCGCTGCACCGTGCGGTCTCTCAGGCCGGGCCCGAGGGGCTGAGGTATGACGAGCTAACCCAGGCCGTCTTCAAGGCCCTTTCCTTGCCGTTTGAACAATATGCGAGGGACCCTGAGCAGCGGTTTGCTGCCAGAGAGGAGACTGCCCAGGCACTCCGGGATGTCCTCGGCTACCGCCTCTATCGCGACCTCGAGCGAGGATGGCGTCTGACGGCACCAAATCTCGAGCAATGCGGGCTTCTCAGGTTCAGGTACCTCTCGCTGGACGAACTCTGCTCCAGCGAAGAGCACTGGAGAGACCTTCATCCTGCGCTCGCAGGGGCGACGCCCGCTCAGAGGGAAGAGATATCGCGAACGCTTCTCGACCTTCTGCGCCGCGAGCTCGCTATCAGCGTCAACTACCTCGAGTCCGGCTACCAGGAGCGGATAAAACAGAGGTCCGACTCCCGCCTGGCAGCCCCTTGGGCGCTCGACGAAGATGAGAAGCTCAAGAGTGCATCGGTAGCCTACCCCGGCCCTCGCCGCAATGGCGACGATAGGGACTGGAGGCACGTCTTTATCTCGTCGAGGAGCCTGTTTGGGCAGTACCTCAAAAGGGTCAACCTCTTCTCAGGTCTTCGACCTCCCAATCAAAAGGAAGTCGAGGAGGTCATTGCGAACCTTTTTCAGGTTCTGCGCATCGGCGGGCTGGTTGAGGTCATCGATAACCGCGACGAAGCTGCTCCCGGCTACCAGCTCTCAGCCGCCGCGATGATTTGGTTGGCCGGCGATGGAACAAGACCCATCCATGACCCCCTGCGGGTGACCCTCGCAAATGAGACCGCCAGGGGCGCAAACAGGTATTTTGTCGACCTATATCAGCAGATCGCTGACACGATGGTCGGCTTCAGGGCCGGGGAGCACACCGCCCAGGTCCAGTCTGGTGTCCGAGAATACCGTGAAAAGGCTTTCAGGGAAGGCCGGCTTCCCGTTCTCTTCTGCTCCCCAACCATGGAGCTTGGGGTCGACATCGCTGAGCTTAATGTAGTGAACCTCCGCAATGTTCCCCCTACCCCGGCCAACTACGCTCAGCGCAGCGGACGTGCCGGAAGGCGTGGCCAACCAGCTCTGGTCTTTACCTACTGCTCGGCCACCAGCTCTCACGACCAGTACTTCTTCAGTCATCCCGTCGAAATGGTCGCCGGCCAGGTGCTGCCTCCCCAGCTTGAGCTGGCAAACGAGGACCTCCTCAAAGCTCACGTTCATGCCGTCTGGCTGGCCGAGACCGGGCAGGACCTTGGGTCCTCGATGGCCGACGTCCTCGACGTCGCCGGAGAAGCGCCCACTCTTGAACTCCGAGCTTCACTGGGGGCCGCACTGGCCAATCCCGACGCCAGGGAGCGCGCTAAAGCCAGGTGCTCCAGCATCCTGGACACGGTTCCTGGCCTTAAAGAAGCCGACTGGTATCACGAAGGATGGCTCGATGAAGTCCTTGCCAAGGCGCACACCAGCTTCGACGCTGCTTGCGACCGCTGGCGCTCCCTCTATCGGGCAGCCCTCAATACCAGAGAAGAGCAGAATCGCATCATCGGCGACGCCTCCCGCACCAGTCAGGAGCGTGATCGTGCCAAGCGGCTCAGGGCCGAGGCCGAATCTCAGCTTGATCTGCTCCGCGCCGATACTGCAGGAACTCGGACATACCAGTCAGACTTCTACAGCTATCGCTACTTCGCCAGCGAGGGGTTCCTGCCCGGTTACAACTTCCCCAGGCTTCCGCTCTCCGCATTTATCCCCGGCCGGCGCGGTACCAAGGGACAAGACGATTTCCTCTCCCGCCCAAGATTCTTGGCTATCGAGGAGTTCGGACCCCGCAGCATCGTCTACCACGAAGGGGCGAGGTACGTCATCCATCGGGTCCTTCTGCCACCGAGCAGAACCCTTGACGGAAAGCTCGTCACCAGCTCGGCGAAGCAGTGCAGCGAATGCGGCTACCTCCACCTCATCATCGACCCCCCGGGCCCGGACCTGTGCGAGCGCTGCAACCATCTCCTCGATGCCCCCATCGATAGCCTCTTCCGCCTCGAGAATGTCTCCACAATCCGCCGTGAGCGGATTACCTCCGACGAGGAGGAGCGCGTTCGGGTCGGCTACGACGTGCAGACCGGCATCCGCTTCGCTGAGGAAGCCGGCGCCACTCGGGCCAGGGTTGCAGAAGTGCGCAAGGATGCGGAGAAGCTCGCAACCCTCACGTACAGCGGCGCCGCAACCCTCTGGCGGATTAACCTCGGCTGGAGACGACGGAAGAGTTCAGCCGGAATGGGGTTTTGGATTGACCCTGAGCGCGGCACTTGGCAGCGACGCGAAGATGAGTCTGAGGAGGCCGAGGAACAACAGGATCGACCTCGCCAAAGAGTGGTGCCGTTCGTGGAAGACCGTCGCAACGCGCTGCTGTTCGAGCCTTCGACTCCCCGGGGTGACGCATTCATGGCCTCACTGGCAGCTGCATTGAAGAGGGCCATACAGGTAGAGTTCCAGCTCGAAGAATCCGAGCTTGCCGTCGAGCCGCTGCCCCGCCGCGAGAAGCGCAACCTTCTGCTCTTTTACGAAGCCGCCGAAGGTGGAGCCGGCGTCCTCCGAAGGCTTGTCACTGACCCCGAAGCGATTAACCGGGTCGCCCGCCGGGCCCTCGAGATATGCCACTTTGACCCCGACGACGGAACAGACCTCGGAAAAGCCCCGCGGGCAAAGGAGAACTGCGAGGCAGCCTGCTACGACTGCCTGATGAGCTACACCAACCAGCTTGACCACAAACTCCTTGACCGGCAGTGTGTCCGCGACTTTCTCCTCGACCTGTCCGGAGCCAGATGCGAGCCATCACCCGTTGACACCCCCCGTCACGAGCACCTCCAGGCCCTCCTGAACCTTTGCCAGACCGACCTCGAACGCCAGTGGCTTCGCTTTGTCGACGAGCTCGGTCTTGCCCTGCCGACCATGGCCCAGAAATACATTGCCGCCGCGAATGCGAGGCCTGACTTCGTCTACGATGACAGCCTCACGGCAGTCTTCGTTGATGGACCGGTTCACCAGTACCCTGACGTGGCCGCCCGCGACCATCAGGCCGAACGCCGCCTCGAAAACGCTGGCTGGACAGTAGTCCGATTCAACAGCAACAAAGAGGCGTGGGAGGGGGTGCTCCAGCAATGGCCGGACGTCTTCGGCAGGATTTCCCGGTAG
- a CDS encoding NAD(P)/FAD-dependent oxidoreductase, with protein sequence MNSQPIHEFTETGIRAGEEEFELDVVICAIGFDNNTGTMTAIDIVNSEGRTIRDVWNEEYLDYLGKMVPGFPNLFYTYGLHSPAAFLNGPTAGELEGDWVVHVISDITRRGITRIEPRLDVSKQWHQEILDAAAKTLFPKAKSWYMGANIPGKRPEMLQYPSGAPMYRQKLWDEVERGLSGFILGQPEAASVR encoded by the coding sequence GTGAACAGCCAGCCGATCCATGAATTCACGGAGACGGGCATTCGAGCGGGAGAAGAGGAGTTCGAGCTCGATGTCGTTATCTGCGCGATCGGGTTCGACAACAATACTGGCACGATGACCGCAATCGACATCGTTAACTCTGAAGGGCGAACCATCAGGGACGTTTGGAACGAGGAGTACCTCGACTACCTCGGCAAGATGGTTCCAGGGTTCCCGAACCTCTTTTACACGTACGGCCTCCATTCGCCCGCGGCCTTCCTCAATGGGCCTACTGCAGGCGAGCTTGAAGGCGACTGGGTCGTCCACGTCATCAGCGATATCACCCGCCGCGGCATTACGCGCATCGAGCCGCGGCTCGACGTGAGCAAGCAGTGGCACCAGGAGATCCTGGACGCCGCCGCCAAGACACTGTTCCCGAAGGCGAAGTCCTGGTACATGGGAGCAAACATCCCGGGCAAGCGGCCGGAGATGCTTCAGTACCCCTCGGGTGCGCCGATGTACCGGCAGAAACTATGGGACGAGGTGGAACGCGGCCTCAGCGGGTTCATCCTCGGTCAACCGGAGGCTGCCTCAGTCCGGTAG
- a CDS encoding CaiB/BaiF CoA transferase family protein, producing MSVSKEVPLAGVRVADFTWVWAGPSATLQLAHLGAEVIKIESLERVDTTRRLPPYADNTIGHNRAGYFNQYSQGKKSVVLNLKNAKGLEVAREIVRSSDVVADNFAAQVMDRLGLGYEDLKKVRPDIIAISMSGYGQTGPKRNYIAYGPVQVPMIGLASLSGYPGRGPSEVGLSYGDPNAGMHAAFAVLAALWHRRRTGEGQFIDLSQWEAAIGLVAEGLLDWVFNKSQPDRMGNRDLAEAPQGVFRCLGDDRWVAIACWSDAHWEALARAMGREDLVGRVDLRTREGRKAHELELEQAVADWTAARTPEDVVATLQAAGVPAYNPLSNRGVAEDPQLNARGAFTEFDHPEVGRRRHVGAPWTFRKSDVRARGRAPLLGEHTAEVLMSVLGYDASRIRELDEAGAFGPPGWLSRHWQGG from the coding sequence ATGTCTGTTTCAAAAGAAGTCCCGCTTGCTGGTGTTAGAGTCGCTGACTTTACGTGGGTGTGGGCTGGACCGAGCGCAACGCTGCAGCTTGCGCATCTTGGTGCGGAAGTCATCAAGATCGAGTCACTTGAGCGGGTCGATACAACCAGGCGCCTGCCGCCTTATGCCGATAATACGATTGGACATAATAGGGCCGGTTACTTTAACCAGTATAGTCAAGGTAAGAAATCAGTTGTGCTTAATCTAAAGAACGCTAAAGGCCTCGAAGTTGCCAGAGAGATCGTGCGCAGCTCGGATGTCGTGGCGGATAATTTTGCAGCCCAAGTAATGGACCGACTTGGCCTTGGGTATGAAGACCTTAAGAAGGTTCGTCCGGACATCATCGCGATCTCCATGTCAGGCTACGGACAAACGGGGCCGAAGCGCAACTATATCGCGTACGGTCCAGTTCAGGTGCCCATGATCGGGCTCGCCTCGCTCAGCGGTTACCCCGGGCGCGGGCCGAGCGAGGTGGGACTCTCGTACGGAGACCCAAACGCGGGTATGCACGCAGCGTTTGCCGTGCTCGCCGCGCTCTGGCACCGGAGGCGCACCGGTGAGGGACAATTCATCGACCTCTCCCAATGGGAGGCGGCAATCGGTCTGGTAGCAGAGGGTCTACTGGATTGGGTGTTCAACAAAAGCCAGCCCGACCGGATGGGCAACCGTGACTTGGCCGAGGCCCCCCAGGGCGTATTTCGATGTCTCGGCGACGACCGCTGGGTAGCCATCGCTTGCTGGTCGGACGCTCATTGGGAAGCGCTTGCCCGAGCAATGGGCCGTGAGGATCTCGTCGGTCGTGTCGACCTGCGCACTCGCGAGGGCCGCAAGGCGCATGAACTTGAGCTCGAGCAAGCAGTGGCCGATTGGACCGCAGCCCGAACTCCAGAAGACGTCGTCGCGACGCTACAGGCTGCCGGCGTTCCTGCATATAACCCCCTGAGTAACCGCGGCGTAGCAGAGGACCCGCAACTGAACGCTCGTGGTGCCTTCACTGAGTTCGATCACCCCGAAGTGGGCCGGCGTCGGCACGTCGGTGCGCCTTGGACGTTTAGGAAGTCTGATGTTCGGGCACGTGGGCGGGCGCCGTTGCTCGGGGAGCACACGGCAGAAGTTCTGATGTCGGTCCTCGGCTACGACGCGAGCCGTATCCGGGAGCTCGACGAAGCAGGAGCCTTCGGCCCACCCGGATGGCTCTCCCGCCATTGGCAAGGAGGGTGA